The Thalassotalea psychrophila genome window below encodes:
- a CDS encoding pentapeptide repeat-containing protein, whose product MTDSAHSHLCRYSDEQGFTCDQESNDSGWCYWHDSKIIKDHPTDKEKLQEYARNGGMLRGISLKHANLSGIDLVNHHHKQGFDLSHADFYRADLSNAHMFNTNLEYASLMKADLTEANLHNANLKHCNLLGIKWQSTKIKNIEIGDELTQEIQARKAQGAYDLVLALDLFEQSEEIYRDLRKHAERAGMFKLSGRFIQKELTMRRYQMKKPSFARLISKMVDLFCGYGEEPLKVVNFSIALILFCAILYFFTGINFEGQQYYFDTSLPFTTNLNHFFSCVYYSVVTFTTLGYGDITPIGVSRLIAATEAFTGSFTIALFVVVFVKKMTR is encoded by the coding sequence ATGACCGATTCAGCACACTCACACCTTTGTCGTTATTCTGACGAACAAGGTTTTACTTGCGACCAAGAGTCTAATGATTCAGGTTGGTGCTATTGGCATGATTCTAAAATTATCAAGGACCACCCTACCGACAAAGAAAAACTGCAAGAATATGCTCGCAATGGTGGAATGCTGCGTGGTATTAGCTTAAAACACGCAAACTTATCTGGTATCGACTTAGTCAACCATCATCATAAACAGGGTTTTGATTTGAGCCATGCCGATTTTTATCGCGCAGATTTATCCAATGCCCATATGTTTAATACCAATCTTGAATACGCCAGCCTAATGAAAGCAGACTTAACCGAGGCAAATTTGCATAATGCCAACCTAAAACATTGCAATTTGCTAGGGATAAAGTGGCAAAGTACTAAAATTAAAAATATTGAAATTGGTGATGAGTTAACCCAGGAAATTCAAGCCAGAAAAGCGCAAGGTGCCTATGACTTAGTGCTCGCTTTAGACTTATTTGAACAATCTGAAGAAATATACCGAGACTTGCGTAAACATGCTGAACGCGCAGGTATGTTTAAGCTCTCTGGCCGATTTATTCAAAAAGAGTTGACCATGCGCCGCTATCAAATGAAGAAGCCCTCTTTTGCCCGTTTAATATCTAAAATGGTCGACTTATTTTGTGGTTATGGTGAAGAGCCGCTGAAAGTAGTTAACTTCTCTATCGCACTGATTTTGTTTTGCGCAATATTATACTTCTTCACTGGTATTAACTTTGAAGGCCAACAATATTACTTCGATACCAGCTTGCCTTTTACTACAAACCTGAACCACTTTTTCTCATGCGTGTATTATTCAGTGGTAACTTTCACTACGCTCGGATATGGAGACATAACCCCTATTGGAGTATCTCGGCTTATTGCCGCAACAGAAGCATTTACCGGAAGTTTTACAATTGCATTGTTCGTGGTGGTATTTGTTAAGAAGATGACGCGATAA
- the miaE gene encoding tRNA-(ms[2]io[6]A)-hydroxylase, giving the protein MFELKYHTPVEWAHVAVADFDTFLQDHAAAEKKASGMAMSMLSHYQDKKSLVKAMIDLALEELIHFKQVLKLMTRRGVILANDEKDPYINAIRKMFRHSRPEKFLDRMLVAGVIEARGHERFSLIAQVLPEGKDKKFYDDIAKSEEKHKNLFVELALEYFPEDVVYPRLEEILIEEARICSALPFRAALH; this is encoded by the coding sequence ATGTTTGAATTAAAATACCACACTCCAGTTGAATGGGCTCATGTTGCCGTTGCAGACTTTGATACCTTTTTACAAGATCATGCCGCTGCTGAGAAAAAAGCGTCTGGTATGGCGATGTCGATGTTATCTCATTACCAAGACAAAAAAAGCCTAGTAAAAGCGATGATAGATTTAGCTTTAGAAGAGTTAATTCATTTCAAACAAGTGTTGAAGCTAATGACTCGTCGTGGTGTTATCTTAGCCAATGATGAAAAAGACCCTTACATTAATGCTATTCGCAAAATGTTTCGACATAGCCGCCCTGAAAAATTTCTTGATAGAATGCTGGTTGCTGGCGTCATTGAAGCACGTGGCCATGAGCGCTTTTCACTGATTGCGCAAGTGTTACCGGAAGGCAAAGATAAAAAGTTTTATGATGATATTGCCAAATCAGAAGAAAAGCACAAAAACTTGTTTGTTGAGTTAGCGCTTGAGTATTTTCCTGAAGATGTAGTGTATCCACGTTTAGAAGAAATACTGATTGAAGAAGCACGTATTTGTTCAGCATTACCGTTCAGAGCCGCGTTGCACTAA
- a CDS encoding phospholipase A, producing the protein MNGLKRISLRTSLLCLPMLPFLSVQAEDNVEQLVKQEETAPQTVEQAAQDPKTLACLIDKLNKAGGQELVSKLRKECEVEINGPKDNSTKGAISKRFISESETKFDPYVITPHKMNYILPVSISDSMNRKTYAAQAPDSGWAENIEDYEAKYQLSIKVPLNYGDLFREGDSLYFGITIQSWWQLYSEGISKPFRETNYQPEVFYLTGLDWKPFDGNTGFMVGLEHQSNGRSTSISRSWNRVYLDLLWEKGNFALSFKPWYRLPEDDKEVMEDGSLDPDGDDNPDINEYMGYFSLGAVYKYNNLEFSLGVRENFATHKGGAEVGMTFPLWGKLRGYVQGFTGYGESLIDYNHKQNRIGVGIALTNIL; encoded by the coding sequence ATGAATGGTTTAAAACGCATTTCTTTAAGAACGTCACTCCTTTGTTTACCTATGTTGCCATTTTTATCTGTGCAAGCAGAAGATAATGTTGAGCAATTAGTAAAACAAGAAGAAACAGCCCCACAAACGGTTGAGCAAGCAGCACAAGACCCTAAAACTCTGGCTTGTTTGATTGACAAGTTAAACAAGGCTGGTGGTCAAGAGCTTGTTTCAAAACTTCGCAAAGAATGTGAAGTTGAAATTAACGGCCCTAAAGATAATTCGACAAAGGGGGCTATTTCAAAACGATTCATAAGTGAGAGTGAAACCAAGTTTGACCCTTATGTGATCACCCCGCATAAAATGAATTATATCCTGCCAGTATCAATCTCAGACAGTATGAACCGTAAAACTTATGCGGCACAAGCACCAGATTCTGGTTGGGCCGAAAATATTGAAGATTATGAAGCTAAATATCAATTAAGTATTAAAGTACCGTTAAATTATGGCGATCTTTTTAGAGAAGGAGATTCATTATATTTTGGTATAACAATCCAATCATGGTGGCAGTTATATTCTGAAGGAATATCGAAGCCATTTCGTGAAACCAATTACCAACCAGAAGTGTTTTATTTGACTGGTTTAGACTGGAAACCGTTTGATGGAAATACTGGCTTTATGGTAGGTCTTGAACATCAGTCCAATGGTCGTTCAACGTCTATTTCTCGCAGTTGGAACCGCGTATATTTAGATCTATTATGGGAGAAAGGCAATTTTGCTCTGTCATTCAAGCCTTGGTATCGTTTGCCTGAAGACGACAAAGAAGTTATGGAAGATGGCAGTTTAGATCCAGACGGTGATGATAACCCTGATATTAATGAATATATGGGGTATTTCAGCTTAGGCGCTGTTTATAAGTATAACAATTTAGAGTTCAGCCTTGGTGTTCGTGAAAACTTTGCGACACATAAAGGTGGTGCTGAAGTTGGTATGACGTTCCCGTTGTGGGGTAAGTTAAGAGGCTATGTACAAGGGTTTACTGGTTATGGCGAGTCGTTAATAGATTACAACCATAAGCAAAACCGAATTGGTGTGGGAATCGCGCTTACAAACATTCTTTAA
- a CDS encoding SIR2 family NAD-dependent protein deacylase, with protein sequence MTNTLYITGAGVSSESGIPTFRGEDGFWTIGSKNYTPMEMATRAMYENNPVEFLSWYYHRFATYRNHGPNEVHHWLSDKNLITQNIDGLDGKAGNKDYIAIHGRLDQMTHYHQQGDDVAYIATPWEDVDESDLVSSLLAIFNIDQQTKRPKLNQSFKPYVLLFDEYYTDLYRITEAQERMMAADKMVFIGTSFSVNITQMALRSGINNRIPIEIVDPDPIELPYEYVTYHKMKASEYIQKA encoded by the coding sequence ATGACTAACACTTTATATATAACCGGTGCAGGCGTGTCTTCAGAGAGCGGCATCCCCACGTTTCGTGGCGAAGATGGTTTTTGGACTATCGGCAGTAAAAACTATACACCGATGGAAATGGCCACACGCGCTATGTATGAAAACAACCCTGTTGAGTTTTTATCTTGGTATTACCATCGTTTTGCTACCTACCGAAACCATGGTCCTAATGAGGTTCATCATTGGTTAAGCGATAAGAACCTTATTACCCAAAATATTGATGGCTTAGATGGTAAAGCTGGAAATAAAGATTACATTGCTATACATGGCCGCTTAGATCAAATGACACATTATCATCAGCAAGGTGATGATGTAGCTTACATAGCTACCCCTTGGGAAGATGTAGATGAGAGTGATTTAGTGTCGTCATTATTGGCAATATTCAATATTGACCAACAAACTAAACGACCGAAATTAAATCAATCGTTTAAGCCTTATGTATTGCTTTTTGATGAATACTACACCGACTTATATCGAATAACCGAAGCGCAAGAGCGGATGATGGCTGCAGATAAAATGGTGTTCATTGGCACATCTTTCAGTGTAAACATTACCCAAATGGCCCTGCGTTCAGGCATAAATAATAGAATACCTATTGAAATCGTCGACCCTGATCCTATCGAGTTACCCTACGAATATGTGACTTATCATAAAATGAAAGCGTCTGAATATATTCAGAAAGCTTAA
- a CDS encoding pirin family protein, which translates to MNTKELQYSTPGIPASDGAGVNMTRIIGSPELNMLDPFLLLDAFGSDKPNDYLAGFPEHPHRGFETVTYMLAGKMRHKDNAGNEGVIEQHGVQWMTAGKGILHSEMPEQEEGLLAGFQLWVNLPKSNKMSEPKYQEFKAADIPVERHDNGSFIRVIAGKTELGTQGVINNEFVNPTYLDVTLKQGETFNQTVSGLDNSMIYMITGNAEIGSNLAPLTEKQLGILTSGSQVTIKTKAQDIRFLFISAKPLNEPVARGGPFVMNTQAEIVQAFDDYKANKF; encoded by the coding sequence ATGAACACTAAAGAATTACAATATTCTACTCCTGGCATTCCAGCAAGTGATGGTGCTGGCGTTAACATGACTCGTATTATTGGTTCGCCCGAGCTAAACATGCTTGATCCATTTCTTTTACTTGATGCGTTCGGTAGTGATAAGCCTAACGACTACCTTGCTGGCTTTCCTGAACATCCCCATCGTGGTTTTGAAACCGTAACTTATATGCTTGCGGGCAAAATGCGTCATAAAGACAATGCCGGCAATGAAGGCGTTATCGAACAACATGGCGTGCAATGGATGACTGCTGGCAAAGGGATTTTACATTCTGAAATGCCAGAGCAAGAAGAAGGGCTGTTAGCTGGTTTTCAACTTTGGGTAAATTTACCTAAATCTAATAAAATGTCAGAACCGAAATATCAAGAGTTCAAAGCGGCAGATATCCCGGTTGAACGTCATGATAATGGCAGTTTTATTCGAGTCATTGCAGGTAAAACTGAGTTAGGTACTCAAGGTGTTATTAACAATGAGTTCGTTAATCCAACTTATCTAGATGTCACCTTAAAACAAGGTGAAACATTTAATCAAACGGTATCTGGTTTAGATAACAGCATGATATATATGATCACCGGAAATGCTGAAATAGGCAGTAACTTAGCACCATTAACTGAAAAGCAATTAGGTATTTTAACCTCGGGTTCGCAAGTAACTATCAAAACTAAGGCACAGGATATTCGCTTTTTGTTTATATCAGCAAAACCTTTAAACGAACCAGTAGCTCGTGGAGGTCCGTTTGTAATGAATACTCAAGCAGAAATTGTACAAGCGTTTGATGATTATAAGGCGAATAAATTTTAA
- a CDS encoding glucosaminidase domain-containing protein, with amino-acid sequence MRNNLKLISLSFLASSLLLSACSEPDKTKVIDEKFVIEAMKNPIDVEIHSLDELMALFKKHQYDSESWAKGSREVPRLSFEKVSEEWKHTSNDIPVQLKKEVFFRLMAPLVLISNERILLERQEIKSASLDNQTLKALAVKYSVLDNEQQTMTEELRSELLVKVDIMPPSLALAQAAEESGWGTSRFAEEGNAFFGQWDFSGKGMAPKQQRKELGDYGLARFDSPLGSVEGYMFNINTTTAYAKLRTLRAQLRESGDAITGMELAGTLDKYSERGQAYIDSIREMISYNKLQDVDEAYLSKDKLIHLTGN; translated from the coding sequence ATGCGCAACAATTTAAAACTGATTTCTCTTTCTTTTTTAGCCTCATCATTATTGTTAAGTGCTTGTTCAGAGCCTGATAAAACTAAAGTTATCGATGAAAAGTTCGTTATCGAGGCAATGAAAAATCCAATTGATGTAGAAATACATTCTTTAGATGAGCTGATGGCTTTGTTTAAAAAGCATCAATACGACAGCGAAAGTTGGGCTAAAGGGAGCAGAGAAGTACCGCGCTTAAGCTTTGAAAAAGTTAGTGAAGAGTGGAAGCATACCTCAAACGACATTCCTGTACAGCTCAAAAAAGAAGTATTCTTTCGGTTAATGGCGCCATTGGTGCTTATTTCAAATGAGCGGATATTGCTTGAACGCCAAGAAATTAAAAGCGCTAGTCTTGATAACCAAACATTGAAGGCATTGGCAGTAAAATACTCAGTATTAGACAATGAACAACAGACTATGACCGAAGAGTTACGCAGCGAGTTATTAGTTAAAGTTGATATTATGCCGCCGTCATTAGCGCTTGCTCAAGCCGCAGAAGAAAGCGGTTGGGGAACATCTCGATTTGCTGAAGAAGGCAATGCATTTTTCGGGCAGTGGGACTTCTCCGGCAAAGGCATGGCACCGAAGCAGCAACGTAAAGAGTTGGGCGATTATGGTTTAGCTAGATTTGATAGCCCATTAGGATCGGTAGAAGGCTATATGTTTAATATAAACACCACTACGGCTTACGCTAAACTGCGAACCTTAAGAGCACAGCTTAGAGAGAGTGGTGATGCGATAACCGGCATGGAACTGGCGGGTACTTTAGATAAATACTCGGAGCGCGGCCAAGCTTATATTGATAGTATTCGTGAGATGATCTCTTACAACAAACTGCAAGATGTAGATGAAGCTTATTTATCTAAAGATAAATTAATCCATTTGACCGGCAATTAA
- a CDS encoding S9 family peptidase, which yields MKLISYLPLVPFALGITACSEQAQNSTESHTTAKVEAAVTSKTYSAEQFFQTTTVFGSSINHDGSAVLVSSDATGVFNAYRYPTDGSAPTQLSMSDKDTIYGVSWFPSDDRFLYSADQGGNELNHLYVQEQDGTVKDLTPGDNLKASFMGWLDDGSFYVKTNERDAKAMDVYHYNSSDYSRELVFTNEQMLSVDDHSNNGQYIALVKAVSGSDSDMYLVDLTSDDKTPQLLSASAGPIEEGVYTFTTDSTSLIYGTNEFGEYNQAWSYNIATQQRSLYYKSDWDVSFVDFSKDGKYATVGINNDAQTQLTISNVATGEAVVLPKLPAGDLRRVNFSSDSSKMVFYINSDISPSNLFTYTLGGSSAKQLTNTLNSEMQASDLVASEVVRFKSFDGLVVPGLLYKPKMASADNKVPALVWVHGGPGGQSRKGYRAAIQHLVNQGYAIFAVNNRGSSGYGKTFYHLDDKNHGENDLQDIVYGKKHLQTLDWVATDKIGVIGGSYGGYMTMAAMAFTDEFEVGINIFGVTNWLRTLESIPPWWEAFKIALYDEMGDPATDEERLRRISPLFHAKNITNPVLVVQGANDPRVLQVESDEMVAGIRANKVPVEYVLFDDEGHGFRKKVNRITASKAYIEFLKKYL from the coding sequence ATGAAGTTAATAAGCTATTTACCTCTCGTCCCTTTCGCTTTAGGGATTACCGCCTGTTCTGAACAAGCTCAAAATTCAACTGAAAGTCACACTACAGCTAAAGTAGAAGCTGCTGTTACCAGTAAAACTTACAGTGCAGAACAGTTTTTTCAAACTACAACTGTGTTTGGTTCATCTATAAATCATGATGGTAGCGCAGTGTTAGTTTCCAGCGATGCCACAGGTGTGTTTAATGCGTATCGATATCCAACAGATGGCTCTGCTCCAACACAATTAAGTATGTCAGATAAAGATACTATATATGGTGTTAGTTGGTTTCCAAGTGACGATCGTTTTTTATATAGCGCCGATCAAGGTGGTAATGAACTGAACCATTTATACGTACAAGAGCAGGACGGTACGGTAAAAGATCTAACACCGGGGGATAATTTAAAAGCATCATTTATGGGCTGGCTTGATGATGGCTCATTTTATGTTAAAACCAATGAGCGTGATGCAAAAGCTATGGATGTATACCATTACAATAGTAGCGACTATTCGCGTGAACTAGTTTTTACAAATGAGCAAATGCTAAGTGTTGATGATCATAGTAACAACGGCCAATATATTGCTTTGGTAAAAGCGGTTTCTGGCTCTGATTCTGATATGTATTTAGTCGATTTAACCAGTGATGATAAAACTCCGCAATTGTTAAGTGCCTCTGCTGGACCAATAGAGGAGGGGGTATATACCTTTACAACAGATTCAACGTCATTAATTTATGGCACCAATGAGTTTGGTGAATACAATCAGGCTTGGTCCTATAATATTGCGACTCAGCAGCGTAGTTTGTATTACAAAAGTGATTGGGATGTGAGCTTTGTCGATTTTTCAAAAGATGGCAAGTACGCCACTGTTGGTATTAATAATGATGCGCAAACGCAATTAACTATTAGTAACGTTGCAACGGGTGAAGCTGTTGTCTTGCCTAAACTCCCTGCGGGCGATTTACGTAGAGTTAATTTCTCCAGTGATTCATCAAAAATGGTTTTTTATATAAATTCAGATATTTCACCTTCTAATTTATTCACTTATACATTGGGCGGTAGCAGTGCCAAACAATTAACCAATACCTTAAATTCAGAGATGCAAGCCTCTGATCTTGTTGCCAGTGAAGTAGTTCGTTTTAAAAGTTTTGATGGTTTAGTGGTCCCAGGTTTACTTTATAAACCTAAAATGGCATCGGCTGACAATAAGGTTCCAGCCTTAGTATGGGTTCATGGCGGCCCTGGAGGTCAGTCTCGTAAGGGGTACCGAGCGGCTATTCAACATTTGGTCAATCAAGGTTACGCTATTTTTGCGGTTAATAATCGCGGTTCATCTGGTTATGGCAAAACCTTTTATCATTTAGATGATAAAAATCATGGTGAAAATGATCTGCAAGATATTGTTTATGGTAAAAAACATTTGCAGACTTTAGATTGGGTGGCAACTGATAAAATTGGCGTTATTGGCGGCAGTTATGGCGGTTATATGACTATGGCCGCTATGGCATTTACCGATGAATTTGAAGTTGGTATCAATATATTTGGTGTAACGAACTGGTTGCGGACGCTAGAAAGTATTCCGCCATGGTGGGAAGCATTTAAAATCGCACTTTATGATGAAATGGGTGACCCTGCTACAGATGAAGAACGCTTACGTCGTATTTCGCCATTGTTTCATGCGAAAAATATCACTAATCCTGTATTAGTTGTGCAAGGTGCCAATGACCCTCGGGTATTGCAAGTAGAAAGCGATGAGATGGTCGCAGGGATCCGAGCAAACAAGGTGCCGGTTGAATATGTGTTATTTGATGATGAAGGCCATGGTTTTCGGAAAAAGGTGAATCGCATAACAGCATCTAAAGCTTATATTGAATTTTTAAAGAAATATTTATAA
- a CDS encoding acetyl-CoA C-acyltransferase family protein, with amino-acid sequence MSKREVVFLSGVRSAIADFGGSLKNIAPTDLAGQMVSEAVKRSGVNSDDVGHCVIGNVTHSDRRDMYMSRVAALKGGLPESTPALTVNRLCGSGLQAVISAAQLVLLDDCDVAVAGGAESMSRVPYWSPSTRFGSKMGDAQLVDPMVGALTCPIGDTHMGITAENVAEQWNVSREDQDEAAAESHRRAQKAIEENRFDSQIVPVELKSRKGVVSYTTDEHVRYDCTSADMAKLRPVFKKDGTVTAGNASGINDAAAALVMADSEFAAANGLKPLAKLVGYAFAGVAPEVMGIGPVPAVNKLLEKTGINKNDIDVWEINEAFAAQALAVCRDLELDMDKVNPNGSGISLGHPIGATGALITVKAIHELERIQGKYAVITMCIGGGQGIAALIERV; translated from the coding sequence ATGAGTAAACGTGAAGTAGTTTTTTTAAGTGGTGTGCGTAGTGCTATTGCTGACTTTGGTGGTTCGTTAAAAAATATTGCACCAACAGATCTTGCAGGCCAAATGGTTAGCGAGGCAGTTAAACGTTCTGGTGTTAACAGCGATGACGTGGGGCATTGTGTTATTGGTAATGTTACTCATTCAGATCGTCGCGACATGTACATGAGCCGCGTTGCAGCGCTTAAAGGTGGTTTACCAGAGTCTACTCCTGCATTAACGGTTAACCGTTTGTGCGGTTCAGGTTTACAAGCAGTAATTTCAGCTGCGCAATTAGTTTTATTAGACGATTGTGATGTAGCAGTTGCCGGTGGCGCCGAGTCTATGTCTCGTGTTCCTTACTGGTCACCATCTACTCGTTTTGGTAGCAAAATGGGCGACGCACAATTAGTAGATCCTATGGTTGGTGCTTTAACTTGTCCAATTGGTGATACACATATGGGCATTACTGCTGAGAACGTTGCCGAGCAATGGAATGTTAGCCGTGAAGATCAAGATGAAGCCGCTGCTGAATCTCATCGTCGTGCGCAAAAAGCTATTGAAGAAAATCGTTTTGACTCTCAAATTGTTCCGGTTGAACTTAAATCACGTAAAGGTGTTGTATCGTATACCACCGATGAGCATGTTCGTTATGATTGTACATCAGCAGATATGGCCAAACTTCGCCCGGTATTTAAAAAAGACGGGACAGTAACAGCGGGTAACGCTTCAGGTATTAACGATGCTGCTGCTGCGCTTGTTATGGCTGATAGTGAGTTTGCTGCAGCAAATGGTTTAAAACCACTTGCTAAGCTGGTTGGTTATGCGTTTGCCGGTGTTGCACCCGAAGTAATGGGTATTGGTCCAGTTCCTGCGGTAAACAAACTGTTAGAGAAAACTGGTATTAACAAAAACGATATCGACGTTTGGGAAATTAACGAAGCGTTTGCTGCGCAAGCACTAGCAGTTTGTCGTGATTTAGAACTAGATATGGATAAAGTTAACCCTAACGGATCTGGTATTTCACTTGGTCACCCTATTGGCGCAACAGGTGCGTTAATAACAGTTAAAGCAATTCATGAGCTGGAACGTATTCAAGGTAAATATGCTGTGATCACTATGTGTATTGGTGGTGGTCAAGGTATTGCTGCGTTGATTGAGCGAGTATAA